The Candidatus Nanopelagicus abundans genome includes a region encoding these proteins:
- a CDS encoding copper resistance CopC family protein, whose product MKRGFQLLTALMFSVISIAPAFSTSIVSTSPTAGSVLSVAPTAVTIKASAELSDVANEMTVTDPNGVRVDDGSVQIQGQVLMVGLKPLTVSGLYTVSYTIMAIADVPTVSSFTFLYNAPAEMTLATPSPSQSEVNTPTANRTTDIFVIALLIFAFIVLIFLSRYAKQTFKAPAKVRKPPIRKSNSRKFLK is encoded by the coding sequence ATGAAGCGGGGATTTCAATTACTTACCGCCTTGATGTTTTCTGTTATTTCAATCGCACCAGCTTTTTCAACTTCAATTGTGAGTACATCACCTACTGCCGGTTCTGTATTAAGTGTTGCGCCAACTGCAGTTACCATAAAAGCAAGCGCTGAACTTTCAGATGTGGCTAATGAAATGACTGTTACTGATCCAAATGGTGTGCGAGTAGATGATGGGTCTGTACAAATTCAAGGACAAGTTTTAATGGTTGGCTTAAAGCCACTAACTGTTTCAGGACTTTACACAGTCTCTTACACAATAATGGCAATTGCAGACGTGCCAACTGTTAGCAGTTTTACTTTTCTTTATAACGCACCAGCTGAAATGACTCTAGCAACCCCATCACCATCTCAGAGTGAGGTTAATACTCCAACTGCAAACCGCACTACCGATATATTTGTGATTGCCCTTCTAATTTTTGCATTTATTGTTTTAATATTTTTATCAAGGTATGCAAAGCAAACATTTAAAGCACCAGCAAAAGTTAGAAAGCCACCTATCCGAAAGAGTAATAGTAGGAAATTCCTAAAATAG
- a CDS encoding FmdB family zinc ribbon protein has protein sequence MPTYEYLCNKCEHAFEVVQSFTEAAIEVCPKCSGEVRKVYNNVGVVFKGSGFYKTDSRSSPVTKSEKPADKTESKPEKKVEKKVVPKTEN, from the coding sequence ATGCCAACCTATGAGTACCTGTGTAATAAATGTGAGCATGCTTTCGAAGTAGTCCAGTCATTTACTGAGGCTGCTATCGAGGTTTGCCCAAAATGTAGCGGTGAGGTTCGTAAGGTATATAACAATGTTGGGGTTGTCTTTAAAGGTAGTGGATTTTACAAAACAGATTCAAGGTCATCACCAGTTACAAAAAGTGAGAAGCCTGCTGATAAAACTGAAAGTAAGCCAGAGAAAAAAGTTGAAAAGAAGGTAGTGCCAAAAACTGAGAATTAA
- a CDS encoding cytochrome c oxidase assembly protein — protein sequence MIEILSPISKGLMQLTGVLSIGLLLTLSFLDSDIKGGITNIKLVKKTKAFLLTWLLTTFAFILIQISYLLQQPLASSFDLTVIRSYLTQTAIGKSYIVQIIGIILLLSVALRRVITTYLGLLIALIAIVAPVFQSHGSSSGRHGLAIGALVIHVIALSFWVGGLFGLTQLSKEQKLIALPRFSELALWSAITVVITGAATAWTRLDSIEAWQSKYGAITLLKISLAVTLVGFGALHRRWIIKSDFPSIFRLITAEIAIMFATIFVGSWLSTVAPPNRVVESTPAILITGIAMPEAPNLTRVLLAYDADGLMLALLIFAVALYIKGVLILSRRGVKWPIGRTLAFAIGISAVDFATSGGLGVYSRFAFANHMMAHMVLGMIAPIGIVLGAPITLALRTLPQARNKEEWGVRGAFIAILHSKLSRIYTNPVVALAIFDGSLFALYFTPLFGNLMQGHSGHFFMSLHFLLAGILFFQVLIGIDPMPNKIPHLVKIIIIFAAMSIHAFFSISVMSATTLLDNGFFALLERPWATDLLADQKLGGSIGWAMGEIPILLALLATFMQWQRADKKEANRIDRAADRAAAMGEDDELAQYNRYLAQLNRRDLSQ from the coding sequence TTGATAGAGATTTTATCGCCAATAAGTAAAGGCTTAATGCAGCTAACGGGAGTATTAAGTATTGGTTTATTACTAACGCTTAGTTTTCTAGATTCAGATATAAAAGGTGGTATTACTAATATAAAACTGGTTAAGAAAACCAAGGCCTTTCTTTTAACTTGGCTACTTACAACTTTTGCGTTTATTTTGATACAAATCTCTTATTTACTTCAGCAACCATTGGCATCATCATTTGATCTAACAGTAATTCGCTCTTATCTAACTCAGACTGCAATCGGTAAGAGTTATATAGTTCAAATAATCGGAATTATTCTCTTATTAAGTGTTGCCCTACGCAGAGTAATTACTACCTATCTAGGTTTATTAATAGCACTCATTGCAATTGTGGCGCCAGTTTTTCAAAGTCACGGTAGCTCATCAGGCCGACATGGCCTGGCAATCGGTGCCCTAGTAATTCATGTAATTGCTTTATCTTTTTGGGTTGGCGGTTTATTTGGTTTAACGCAATTAAGTAAGGAGCAAAAACTAATTGCACTGCCTAGATTTAGTGAATTAGCGCTGTGGAGTGCAATAACCGTGGTGATAACTGGTGCTGCAACAGCTTGGACTAGATTAGACAGCATCGAAGCTTGGCAAAGTAAGTATGGCGCAATTACATTACTTAAAATATCTTTAGCAGTAACACTTGTTGGATTTGGTGCATTACACCGCAGGTGGATTATTAAATCTGATTTTCCTTCCATTTTTAGATTAATTACTGCAGAAATTGCGATTATGTTTGCAACTATATTTGTTGGTAGTTGGCTATCAACTGTTGCTCCACCTAACCGAGTAGTTGAGTCAACGCCGGCAATACTAATTACTGGTATCGCTATGCCAGAGGCGCCAAATTTAACCCGCGTACTACTTGCATATGATGCTGATGGTTTAATGCTTGCACTTCTTATATTTGCAGTAGCACTTTATATAAAAGGTGTATTAATTCTAAGTAGGCGTGGTGTTAAGTGGCCAATTGGGCGAACTCTTGCATTTGCAATTGGGATTAGCGCAGTTGATTTTGCAACAAGTGGCGGACTAGGTGTTTATTCACGTTTTGCTTTTGCTAATCACATGATGGCGCACATGGTGCTTGGCATGATCGCACCGATTGGAATTGTGTTAGGTGCTCCAATTACTTTAGCTCTTCGTACTTTGCCGCAAGCAAGAAATAAAGAAGAATGGGGCGTGCGAGGTGCGTTTATTGCAATTTTGCATTCTAAATTATCGCGTATCTATACCAACCCAGTTGTGGCATTAGCCATATTTGATGGCTCATTATTTGCACTTTATTTCACACCACTATTTGGAAACTTAATGCAAGGTCACAGTGGTCACTTCTTTATGTCACTTCATTTTTTACTCGCCGGAATACTATTCTTCCAAGTACTAATTGGTATTGATCCAATGCCAAATAAAATTCCACACCTTGTAAAGATCATAATTATTTTTGCAGCAATGAGTATTCACGCCTTCTTCTCAATCTCAGTTATGTCAGCCACTACTCTGCTTGATAATGGATTCTTTGCGTTACTAGAGCGGCCTTGGGCTACTGATCTATTAGCAGATCAAAAACTAGGGGGCTCAATTGGATGGGCCATGGGTGAGATTCCAATTTTGCTCGCCTTACTTGCAACATTTATGCAGTGGCAGCGGGCGGATAAAAAAGAGGCGAACCGGATTGATCGGGCGGCTGATCGGGCTGCTGCTATGGGTGAAGATGATGAACTTGCTCAATACAACCGTTATTTAGCGCAGTTAAATCGGCGCGATTTATCACAATAG